One window of Quercus robur chromosome 12, dhQueRobu3.1, whole genome shotgun sequence genomic DNA carries:
- the LOC126708656 gene encoding cytochrome P450 CYP82D47-like, translated as MAKECFTTNDLAVSSRPKLVAVEHLCYNYAVFGFAPHGPYWRELRKITTLELLSNRRLEMLSHIRVSEVENDIKDLYKLWFKKKNGSGLILVELKQWFGDMNLNVILRMTAGKRYFGTSDGVNEEEARRCQKALGDFIHLLGLFVVSDAIPFLGWLDFGGLEKAMKKTAKELDGILGEWLEEHKRKRASSENKGEEDFMDIMLSVLDGAEIEGYDADTINKATCLSIVAGGSDTSTVTLTWTIALLLNNRHVLKKAQDELDVQVGRERIVNKSDISKLVYLQAIVKETLRLYPAARLSGPREFTENCIIGGYHVPKGTRLITNIWKIQTDPLIWSDPLEFKPERFLTTHKNVDVRGQNFELLPFGSGRRVCPGISFALQMVHLALASFLHMYDISIPSNAKVDMTETIGLTNSKATPLEVLIRPRLHLPSFMD; from the exons ATGGCTAAGGAGTGCTTCACCACCAATGACTTGGCCGTGTCCTCGCGGCCCAAACTAGTTGCCGTAGAACACTTGTGCTATAACTACGCTGTGTTTGGCTTTGCACCCCATGGTCCCTATTGGCGTGAATTGCGTAAAATAACCACTTTAGAGCTACTATCTAATCGCCGGCTTGAGATGCTTTCCCACATTAGAGTCTCCGAAGTTGAGAACGATATAAAAGATTTATACAAACTTTGGTTCAAGAAAAAGAACGGGTCAGGCTTGATTTTGGTGGAGTTGAAGCAATGGTTTGGGGATATGAACCTCAACGTGATTCTTAGGATGACTGCTGGAAAGAGGTACTTTGGTACTAGTGATGGGGTTAATGAAGAAGAGGCTCGGCGTTGCCAAAAGGCCTTGGGGGACTTCATTCATCTTTTGGGGTTGTTTGTGGTGTCCGATGCTATTCCTTTCCTTGGGTGGTTAGATTTCGGTGGACTTGAAAAGGCCATGAAGAAAACTGCAAAGGAATTGGATGGAATTCTTGGGGAATGGTTGGAAGAGCATAAGCGAAAGAGAGCTTCATCTGAGAATAAAGGGGAGGAAGATTTCATGGACATAATGCTCTCTGTCCTTGATGGTGCTGAGATTGAAGGTTACGATGCTGATACAATCAACAAAGCCACATGTTTG AGTATTGTTGCTGGAGGCAGTGACACTAGCACAGTTACTCTAACTTGGACAATAGCGTTATTGCTAAACAACCGCCATGTGTTGAAGAAGGCCCAAGATGAGCTTGATGTCCAAGTGGGCAGGGAAAGAATTGTAAACAAATCAGACATCAGTAAGCTAGTCTATCTCCAAGCCATAGTTAAAGAGACATTACGTTTGTATCCCGCAGCTCGACTATCAGGACCACGTGAATTCACTGAGAATTGCATTATAGGTGGTTACCATGTTCCAAAAGGCACTCGATTAATCACAAACATATGGAAAATCCAAACAGATCCACTCATTTGGTCAGACCCATTAGAGTTCAAGCCCGAAAGATTTCTCACCACCCACAAGAATGTTGATGTTAGGGGTCAAAATTTCGAATTGCTCCCATTTGGAAGTGGTAGAAGAGTATGTCCTGGAATATCTTTTGCCCTTCAAATGGTTCACTTAGCATTGGCTAGTTTTCTACACATGTATGATATCTCAATTCCCTCAAATGCAAAGGTTGATATGACTGAGACAATTGGTCTCACAAACAGCAAAGCCACCCCACTTGAAGTTCTCATCAGACCTCGCCTACACCTTCCAAGCTTTATGGATTAA
- the LOC126708655 gene encoding cytochrome P450 CYP82D47-like — protein sequence MDFLSPSLYSAIAGLIAIIIFSHYLLKRSRVGVAKTVPIAPGAWPVIGHLPLLGGTQPPHLTLGAMADKYGPLFTIKLGLHPALVVSSWDMAKECFTTNDMAVSSRPNLVAAKHMGYNYALFAFAPHGPYWRELRKIITLELLSTRRLGQLAYIRVSEVEMFLKGLYKLWTKEKNEPGQILVELKQWFGDMSLNVILRMIAGKRYFGVNHDVVQEKEARCCQKAVRDFLNLLGLFVVSDAIPYLRWLDLGGHEKAMKRTAREIDNILGEWLEEHKRKRVSGKTKEQDFMDVMLSVTDGADLGGYDPDTVNKATCLNMIAGGNDTIVVTLTWAISLLLNNCHVLKKAQDELDDQVGKERIVNESDINKLLYLQAIVKETLRLYPGAPLSGPREFTEDCTIGGYHVPKGTRLIPNLWKIQTDHHKWSDPLKFKPERFLTTHKDVDFKGQNFEFIPFGSGRRICPGASFGVQMVHLALASFLHMYDISTPSNVKVDMTESFGITNLKATPLEVLITPRLHLTSFMD from the exons ATGGATTTTCTTTCACCTTCCCTATATTCCGCCATAGCTGGACTTATTGCTATAATTATTTTCTCCCACTATCTTCTAAAGAGGTCAAGGGTTGGTGTAGCCAAAACAGTACCTATTGCTCCTGGTGCATGGCCTGTAATTGGTCACCTCCCTCTGTTAGGGGGAACCCAACCTCCTCACCTAACTTTGGGAGCCATGGCTGACAAGTATGGACCACTTTTTACTATCAAGCTTGGATTGCATCCAGCTTTGGTGGTGAGCAGCTGGGACATGGCCAAAGAGTGCTTCACCACCAACGACATGGCCGTGTCATCGCGACCCAATTTAGTAGCCGCAAAACACATGGGCTATAACTATGCCTTGTTTGCATTTGCACCCCATGGTCCCTATTGGCGTGAGTTGCGTAAAATAATCACGTTAGAGCTACTATCAACCCGTCGGCTTGGCCAGCTTGCCTATATTCGAGTCTCTGAAGTTGAGATGTTCTTGAAAGGTCTATACAAACTTTGGACCAAGGAAAAGAACGAGCCAGGCCAAATTTTAGTGGAGTTGAAGCAATGGTTTGGGGACATGAGTCTCAACGTGATTCTTAGAATGATTGCTGGAAAGCGGTACTTTGGTGTTAATCATGATGTTGTTCAGGAAAAAGAGGCACGGTGCTGCCAAAAGGCGGTGCGGGATTTCTTGAATTTACTGGGTTTGTTTGTGGTGTCGGATGCAATTCCATATCTTAGGTGGTTGGATTTGGGTGGACATGAAAAGGCCATGAAGAGAACTGCAAGAGAGATTGACAACATTCTTGGGGAATGGTTGGAAGAGCATAAGCGAAAGAGAGTCTCCGGTAAAACTAAAGAGCAAGATTTCATGGACGTAATGCTTTCGGTCACTGATGGAGCAGACCTTGGAGGTTATGATCCTGACACAGTCAACAAAGCCACATGTTTG AATATGATCGCCGGTGGAAATGACACCATTGTAGTAACCTTAACTTGGGCAATATCACTATTGCTGAATAACTGCCATGTATTGAAAAAGGCCCAAGATGAGCTTGACGACCAAGTGGGCAAGGAAAGAATTGTAAACGAGTCGGACATAAATAAGTTGTTGTACCTCCAAGCCATAGTTAAAGAGACTTTACGTTTGTATCCCGGGGCCCCACTATCAGGACCACGTGAATTCACCGAGGACTGCACCATAGGTGGTTACCATGTCCCAAAAGGCACTCGGCTAATCCCAAACCTTTGGaaaatccaaacagaccatcaCAAATGGTCCGACCCATTAAAGTTCAAGCCAGAAAGATTTCTCACCACCCACAAGGATGTTGATTTTAAGGGGCAAAACTTTGAGTTTATCCCATTTGGAAGTGGTAGAAGAATATGCCCCGGAGCATCTTTTGGAGTTCAAATGGTGCACTTAGCACTTGCTAGTTTTTTACACATGTATGACATTTCTACTCCCTCGAATGTAAAGGTTGATATGACTGAGAGCTTTGGAATCACAAACTTGAAAGCCACCCCACTTGAAGTTCTCATCACACCACGCCTGCACCTCACGAGCTTTATGGATTAG
- the LOC126708538 gene encoding uncharacterized protein LOC126708538 → MVRQDDYRKEIFIMTASIIWNRRNSLKFGRPAIPVTNIIPRAGSLLQEFVIAQEVPDEPPSLAVSTQWHPPEFPYYEANFDAAVFKTSSSAGIGVIIRDKKGDAIGALSVPTPLSTSVAAMEVLACRRAVLFAKEIGLRQVLFEGDSAMVIQALIQGDSASAEYGNIIDDIRTLAADFDFCHFIHVKRNCNVVADALAKKAKILSGLAVWLEDVPEDIAPLLLSDVP, encoded by the exons ATGGTGAGGCAG GACGATTACAGAAAGGAGATTTTCATCATGACAGCATCGATAATATGGAACCGCCGGAATTCTCTGAAATTTGGGCGTCCAGCAATACCGGTAACCAATATCATCCCAAGAGCAGGTTCTCTTCTTCAGGAGTTCGTGATAGCTCAAGAAGTCCCAGATGAACCACCATCTCTTGCGGTCTCAACTCAGTGGCACCCTCCAGAGTTCCCGTATTACGAAGCCAACTTCGATGCGGCAGTTTTCAAAACAAGCTCCTCAGCTGGGATTGGCGTGATCATCAGAGACAAAAAGGGCGATGCAATTGGTGCTCTCTCAGTTCCAACACCCCTCTCTACTTCAGTTGCAGCAATGGAAGTGTTGGCATGTCGAAGGGCGGTCCTCTTCGCCAAAGAAATTGGACTTAGACAAGTTCTCTTCGAAGGTGATTCTGCAATGGTCATTCAGGCTCTCATCCAAGGCGATTCAGCGTCAGCGGAGTACGGAAACATCATAGACGATATCAGGACTCTAGCTgcagattttgatttttgtcatTTCATTCATGTTAAACGCAACTGTAATGTAGTTGCTGATGCTCTCGCCAAGAAGGCTAAAATTTTATCGGGCCTAGCTGTTTGGCTTGAGGACGTACCAGAGGACATAGCTCCTCTTCTGTTATCTGATGTTCCTTAA